In Geobacillus kaustophilus, a genomic segment contains:
- a CDS encoding phage protein Gp36 family protein → MYATVSDIRNVMTKLPPQIKDEDIEFHIKKATTLVDSHLKVAYVTPFNPVPEPIKHITIDLAIFFLAESLYSSQMPNFDEYQVKRYERAISMLEKIAIGDLMIDAPQRSNYQSGFASTNNEPPIFTLDEPYW, encoded by the coding sequence ATGTATGCCACAGTCAGTGACATTCGCAACGTTATGACGAAGTTACCTCCACAAATTAAAGACGAAGATATTGAGTTTCACATTAAGAAAGCAACCACATTAGTTGATAGCCACCTCAAGGTTGCTTATGTGACTCCATTCAACCCAGTACCAGAGCCCATTAAACACATTACAATTGACTTAGCTATCTTCTTTCTTGCTGAGTCTCTTTACTCCTCTCAAATGCCAAACTTTGACGAGTATCAAGTCAAACGATATGAGCGAGCTATCTCCATGCTCGAGAAGATTGCAATAGGAGACCTCATGATTGACGCTCCACAAAGAAGCAACTACCAAAGCGGTTTCGCTTCTACAAACAATGAACCTCCAATATTCACCTTAGATGAACCATACTGGTGA
- a CDS encoding DUF7302 family protein: MKVKTLVDNVLTLNKKGTILEVSDEQGKRLIQLKVAEEVKDEKKPSKKEKATKEGDK, translated from the coding sequence TTGAAAGTCAAAACCTTAGTTGATAACGTCTTGACTTTAAACAAGAAAGGAACAATTTTAGAGGTTTCTGACGAGCAAGGTAAACGATTGATTCAATTAAAAGTTGCCGAGGAGGTCAAAGACGAGAAAAAGCCTTCTAAGAAGGAGAAGGCAACCAAAGAAGGTGACAAATAA